The Tenebrio molitor chromosome 5, icTenMoli1.1, whole genome shotgun sequence genome segment GGTTGGCAACGAATGTTGATTGGTaacgattttgtttttaagcatcGTGCGGGAACTCGAAACTACGATTTTCAACGAATATCGACTTTTATTTGAACGTTTTTCATATGCTGGGCCTTTTTGCCATCGAGTGTTTTGCAAAACCTCGTAAATGCAAAATTCAAAAGGGACAGGAATGATAGGGAACATATTTTTAGGTTAGTCGCCAGTGGCGTCCTATCGTTACTCTCAACGGACAACGGAAGGgtcatttttttgaatgctTGTGTTTACGAGGAAGTGAAAATTTTCGATGTTTAACATTAATAGAGGACGTACATAATGCAactgatttaataattttattaatcattcgagATTTTATAAACATCAATGTTAAGACATagttgtattgttggttgcatatacttaattcattataaacgtgaaaaatgtgaaaaagaaTGGTGAATTAATTGGTAATATAATAATACTCTTAGAGGAGAGGTCGTCTTGATTTTGGACATGTTCATGATTGTGGTCCCTTGTGGTTGCtttttgttttaatgagaCTGCACCGCTGCACTGTTTGCACTGCAACAGAACTGCAAGCTGCaaactttgcatttgcagGCGTTTTGTGATGGAGCTGCTGTCGGTTGTGTTGCGTTCACGTGATAGATAAAGATAACCAAAGAACTACAAACAAATTACGGGTTCCTGACCGAGTGACAGTTCTCAACAGTTCTTGTAATCTGAATAAACCGCGACTGTGAAAGACTCATTTACTGTTGTGATAGAATTAATGGTAAGTACGTTTTTGCTTTGTATATAAAATAtcacaattataattttttaaaaataacacaaaTAGAAAAAGTCGTGTCTGTGCCGCTGTAGCATCGCGTGATctagaaaatttgtaatcaagtCAGCCCTGGAAATGACCGTGGTTCAATCGCACCGATAATtctcaaattaaataaagcaacaaaatttttaagtaaGGTTATACcaggtgactgacgaaaaacctgctgtatcttgtttattttttgaataaatgttttgaataaatgaccCATCAAATTAAATACTTTTGAAAACACCCCCACTTGATACCTGAGAAGAAGTCTAGTGCAAGTCTGTCAGGAAGTACCCCCGAATTTTTTACTCAGTGCAACGACAGGCGTTTCTAGAAGGTGTGGACAATGTCTGGAACAGCATGGAGACAATTTTGAATGACTAGAAGCGATTTTATATCGTTTATAAATTTGgttatatttttgatttttaaattttttctcaattcaaataaactttttgttttttctttttatctacgtatttcagaagaatgaattaaaaaaatatacagtgtagtttgaaaaaaaagttcgcTACTGTCTGTTGAAAAAGAGATGTCAAAAACAATATCGAATCAGATAATgttgaagtgtttttcgaactgtttcatttgatgtgtgatcaattaaaatcggataaaaaataaacaaaatttttcgcCAGTCACCCGGTatcattaattataaattatatgttaattttaggaaaaaatattattaggACATTCTGTTTGGCAGATTGTATCAAtcttgaacaaaaataatttcgatcattaaaagtcacctgtacattattttttagttaACCAGAgatagtataaacataacatcAAAAATTCCAAGATAGTGACATGCAAGAAGCCAAACCAATGTAATGCGAATTTAACAATactcaatccaacgtgaacggtgtatAGTTTTTAGTATTGacatgaaatgaaatttttcagaTTATAAGATCGAAATGGCAAATTTGGAATATAGCGAGAGTATCTCGGAAAGTGACAGAAAGGTTCACAATTGCAAGAAATGTCCTTACGTGACCAAATCATATTTCTACATGGTGTATCACGAGAAACGTCACCATTCGCCGCTTAAATCGTCCAGTTGCGAAAGAAACGATTTGAAAAAATACTACTGCAAGGAGTGCAATTTTGAAACCGATCTTGTGGTAATTTTAAAGCGACATTGCAGGGAATATCACAGAAAGGTCACTGATTGTGTACAAGATCAACCAAAAAGTGACACTGTAGTGAAAAGCtacatttgtcaaaagtgCTCATTTAAAACATATTCTGTTTTACTGTGGATCAAACACTTGGAAAGTTCATGTTTTGATACAGAAGAAGAATGTGGGAACGTACATACAGGGTGGTACCAATGCGAGCGTTGTTCCTTCAAAGCAAGAAAGGCAAGAGTTTTGGAAAAACACCAAAGCGCAAGGCACCCATCTCCATCTCACCAAAACGAAAGATTTCGTTGTTCCCATTGTAAGTACAAAGGAAAAACCAAAAATAATCTATTGGAACACGTGAACGTTAAACATGCAACTCTCGAACCTGTACACTGGTTTCGTTGTGACGAATGTGAGTTTATATGTAAAAGGTATACCTATCTCTGCCATCATAAGAAACTTCAACACTCGGTAGATACCGTCCCGCTgtataattgtgataaatgcgaatttcAAACGAAACGAAAAGGCACCCTGAAACGACATAAGAAACATCATATGACACTAGAGGCTGTGTGGTACAGCTGTGATATGTGCAAATACAAAACGCAATACAGGAGTTACATCAAAGAACATAAGGcaattcatctctcagcagatgcgagccagtggtataattgtgataaatgcgatTTTAAAACGACGCGAAACGGCTGCTTAGAACAACATAAGAAAAATCACTTGTCAGCAGATGCTGCCCACTGGTATAGCTGTGATATATGCGAATTCAAGGACGAAACGGAAGGACACTCGTGTTCGATCGTTTCAGCGTgagaaatgtaattttaaaagaaaacttgGACGAAGGCACGACAATGTACTTATTCGTGTATTTAGAAATTAAATACAGGCGTCCTCCCACCGACGTACGTGTTTTTATTTCGAAGCTTGTCCACCCCGCTGGTCCACCATTTGCATCTCGAGTCTTCCGCCATTTTGTATAAAAACACACAACGTAGGGTTTTTACCGTTTCTTTAACGATTACGACTTGGCCAATTTATTCAATTTCGCGGTTTGGTTTAATTCTCTATggcaattttatttgttctgtagttactagaggtattttcatatttggtggcggaaacaaaagactgagaaatgtcacaaaaatgtattgtcagtgtcaaatttctcataaacgccgtaaaaaggaatgtgtaggtaaatttaaattttcgcaaaatagattgaaaaaacaaattctaaggaaaccaattttggtcagtgcttcaaaaggaaaagttattttcatataatcaaacgtattacaaattatttctctagttcgacgatgcataactttcttattgccaatttgctgcatttctgtcgaaatcacgaacgtctttgaaaaatttgacactgacaatacaaatttgtgacatttcgcagtcttttgtttccgccaccaaatacgAAAATATCTCTACCAACCGTCGTCTGCGCTGATCGtaataacaagtcgtgccaATCGCTCAAAACTCTGCGTccggaaaaaagtcaaaatatcgGTAGATGTCACCACCTCGCGCGTTATGGGAAACTGTAATAGTATTACAGAAATTAcagaaggaaaaatttattcaaattgtcaaaatttaaatgtctagctgtttctagcgaatacaaattgatatcacaaaatgatttgcattattgtcattgaagttcttattgtatttattattttgacaatcaatgacAATTGATACTTATTCGAGTTTCAAACCCTTTTTATGTCTAGCTGTTTCTCGCgaacacaaattaatattacaaaatgatttgcaccgattatgattgaagttcttattgtatttattgttattttgataATCAATGACGAATTAATGGTTGACATTTATTCTAGTTGTAAACCTTCCGTAGTTATTACAGTTTCCATTCATTCGCGATCCAACTGATCCAAGTGCCTCTGGTGGCCATTTCACATCGAAtggcacgacttgttattaTCGGCGCGGACGACGCTACCAACAATGTTACCAGATGTCATAGCCACCCCTTATCCACATTCATCGTGAATAGACTATAGGTATGGTTCGTACTTGCTCGCATTGTAACATATTGGCGAGACTGTGTGCGGCGTattttgcgtttttttttttttgaaagtaAAAGGCAGTACTTAGaatctatttatttaatgatattaattttatatacaGATTTTTATACAGATAAATATCATCTAGATAAATGTTATAGTACACAACTTAGACATCAAACTAATCTAGTTAAATATGTACGGACTGCCGCCTCATGCTAAGAAGCTGAACGTATCGACAAGGCTAACCAACCTTACTCGCTAATTGGTACAGTACATGTTATAGTTCAACACTCAACACAAAGACGTCGGTATATGCAGTCCGCATAACAGCCTCTAACATTAAATCATGAAATTGACAACTGATATGGCGTGTTCTCTACGCACCTAATTGACATATAGACAAAAACTATAGCCAACGTGACCCTCGCAATTGCTACAACACAATCGAATCTGTATCTGGCCGCgtagattttgataaataaaacacaagGAGAACACCGCTATGAGCTCGTCATTCGTTGTAAGCTAAAGCAACACAGAATGACTATAACTACGCAACAATCGAACCGCCATTCACTCTCCTCCCCCCCGTCCCTCTATCAAAGTACAAAATGACTAGGAGACTAACAAACGACGGACAGCACGTGACAGAAACGGGCGACTTGACACGGttaataaggttaaacatcattacaacaattaaaaataaacacggCCGTTCTTCATCGGTCACGTGCTGTCCATTAAAACCGCATTAAACACTAGagtaacataaaaaatataacaagcTAATTAAGCGTaacaaacaatacaaaatgatgAAATAAAAAGAACGATTACAAGTGAACGGCAGCCGTTTATAACTAGCATTTTAAGCTTTAATAACAGTTGTGCGGTAGTGTGTTGTTGACTACGTCTAAAGCTCCGTCTAtataatgaaaaatgtatctgTCCTCCTCTTCGTTCTTCTTGGCGACGTAAAAAATGTGTCGTTCGTTCCGCTGCAACCTTAACTTAAATACCGAATTTGTTCGATCAGTCCATTTGCGACGCTTAGCTGGAGACGAACGCCCAGCACTCGAGCGTTTTCACGACGAAATCCACTTTGGGCGTTAGAGGGTCGTTGCCGTAGGTCTTGCAGGACTCCGACCTTCCCAGGTACAGATCGCCGTCCAGCCACAGTCCGAACTTGCCGTCCCCGGCCCCGATGCTCAAGCTCTCGTTGTTCCCCTTGATGAAGTACAGATTCTCCCCCGTCCAGTTGTACACCTGGAACTCGGGACTGAACCTGAACAGGAGCGACTCGCCGGTTCCGTAAAAGTGCTCGGACACTTGCAGAGCGCACGACGTCAGAGCACCGAATACCTGCAACAACAACGATCGGTCGATTACCATTTGACCGTTTCTGGTTCCGCCGGTCGCTCACATTATTGTCCGTATCTTCGATGACGAGCAGAATGGGCGACTCAAGTTTAAACATCTTGCGGTACATCGAGTTAAGGCTGAAGCCGTGCTGGCTGGTGCTGAACACCAGGGTCCACGAGTAACCTTCGGCCCTGGCCGGGAGATGGCGGCACAAAGCTTCGCGGTGGTAGTCAGTCAGGATTTCGGTGGTGCCCACCAGGTCGGGGGGGCTCAGCTCCACGTCGAGCGAGGGCGCTGCC includes the following:
- the mtd gene encoding TLD domain-containing protein 2 isoform X13, giving the protein MGKPLDKPIPRSTPLMSYGKKKMRPEYWFSVPRNRVDELYKFIQAWVPHLYGELNEEQVKGRNFSLVEMDTELWSEDTTPSASRHGSQDGELTEITKESWELIKAPYVKIYSIIKTQTMSADGSDEVIPMSEEYRRAFYSSAAPSLDVELSPPDLVGTTEILTDYHREALCRHLPARAEGYSWTLVFSTSQHGFSLNSMYRKMFKLESPILLVIEDTDNNVFGALTSCALQVSEHFYGTGESLLFRFSPEFQVYNWTGENLYFIKGNNESLSIGAGDGKFGLWLDGDLYLGRSESCKTYGNDPLTPKVDFVVKTLECWAFVSS
- the mtd gene encoding TLD domain-containing protein 2 isoform X15 is translated as MDTELWSEDTTPSASRHGSQDGELTEITKESWEVIPMSEEYRRAFYSSAAPSLDVELSPPDLVGTTEILTDYHREALCRHLPARAEGYSWTLVFSTSQHGFSLNSMYRKMFKLESPILLVIEDTDNNVFGALTSCALQVSEHFYGTGESLLFRFSPEFQVYNWTGENLYFIKGNNESLSIGAGDGKFGLWLDGDLYLGRSESCKTYGNDPLTPKVDFVVKTLECWAFVSS
- the mtd gene encoding TLD domain-containing protein 2 isoform X14; this encodes MDTELWSEDTTPSASRHGSQDGELTEITKESWELIKAPYVKIYSIIKTQTMSADGSDEVIPMSEEYRRAFYSSAAPSLDVELSPPDLVGTTEILTDYHREALCRHLPARAEGYSWTLVFSTSQHGFSLNSMYRKMFKLESPILLVIEDTDNNVFGALTSCALQVSEHFYGTGESLLFRFSPEFQVYNWTGENLYFIKGNNESLSIGAGDGKFGLWLDGDLYLGRSESCKTYGNDPLTPKVDFVVKTLECWAFVSS